One region of Dokdonia sp. 4H-3-7-5 genomic DNA includes:
- a CDS encoding M61 family metallopeptidase, producing MRFLCFALLLTSLCYGQTNVYEISFDNAHHHEAQIAITFPELKKKTVVVRMSRSSPGRYAIHEFAKNVFNFKATNSKGEALEATRPDAYSWKIKDHDGEVNVSYTLFANRADGTYSQVDESHAHLNMPATFMFMEGEDHRPIEINFKLRKDLNWKVASQLKKIDDARYSAPNLQYFLDSPTEVSDYKLREFKVDGQNIRFALHSDDTSEDFDTYWDKVKAIVLAQKEVFGTLPTYDFGEYTFLACYAPHVSGDGMEHRNSTILTDRESLAAGGMDGNIGTVSHEFFHSWNVERIRPADLEPFDFTAANMSGSLWFAEGFTSYYTNLILARAGVITSEDYVKSLNGTFNYVWNSPARDYFNPIEMSYQAPFVDAATSVDPVNRNNTFISYYSYGSVLGLALDLSLRQQGLNLDDYFKVVWNQFGKKEISYSIQDLENVLAEYAGDAFAKTFFSQYIYDSQMPDYQNLLTNAGLTITQDETKPYLGIRVNATETGLRIARATSKGTPAYTAGLNEGDLITALDGTELRTSEAYEAYLNSLSVGQTVVANYERFGRKLTTKLTVRADPTYAIAMDPKPSKKPSKLRKYWLQEK from the coding sequence ATGAGATTTTTATGTTTCGCCCTTTTACTCACTAGCCTTTGTTATGGACAAACTAATGTGTACGAGATATCTTTTGATAACGCACACCACCATGAAGCGCAGATAGCTATCACTTTTCCTGAACTCAAGAAAAAGACCGTAGTGGTGCGCATGAGTAGATCCTCACCAGGACGCTACGCAATACATGAGTTTGCAAAAAACGTTTTTAATTTTAAGGCTACAAACAGTAAGGGAGAAGCGCTAGAAGCAACACGTCCAGATGCATACTCTTGGAAGATTAAAGATCATGATGGAGAGGTAAACGTGTCATACACACTATTTGCAAATAGAGCAGATGGTACCTACTCACAAGTAGATGAGTCGCACGCACATCTCAATATGCCAGCAACGTTCATGTTTATGGAAGGAGAAGACCACCGTCCAATTGAGATAAATTTTAAACTAAGGAAAGATTTGAATTGGAAGGTAGCGAGCCAACTCAAAAAAATAGACGATGCACGTTACAGCGCACCAAACTTGCAGTACTTTTTAGACAGCCCTACAGAGGTAAGCGATTACAAGCTTAGGGAATTTAAAGTAGATGGTCAGAACATACGTTTTGCATTACATAGTGATGACACCTCAGAAGATTTTGACACCTATTGGGACAAGGTAAAAGCTATTGTACTGGCGCAAAAAGAGGTTTTTGGAACGTTGCCTACCTATGATTTTGGCGAGTACACTTTTCTTGCTTGTTATGCTCCTCACGTATCTGGAGATGGGATGGAACATCGCAACAGCACGATTCTTACAGACAGAGAGTCACTAGCAGCTGGAGGAATGGATGGAAATATAGGTACTGTATCTCACGAGTTTTTCCACTCTTGGAATGTAGAGCGCATACGCCCTGCAGATTTAGAGCCTTTTGACTTTACAGCGGCCAATATGAGTGGCTCACTTTGGTTTGCCGAAGGTTTTACAAGCTATTACACAAATCTTATACTTGCCCGCGCCGGTGTTATCACTAGTGAAGACTATGTAAAAAGTCTCAACGGGACGTTTAACTATGTATGGAACTCACCTGCACGTGACTATTTTAACCCGATTGAGATGAGCTACCAGGCGCCCTTTGTAGATGCCGCGACCTCTGTAGATCCCGTAAATAGAAACAATACCTTTATCTCATATTACTCGTATGGAAGTGTACTCGGGCTTGCGCTTGACCTCTCACTACGCCAGCAAGGACTTAATCTTGACGACTATTTCAAAGTGGTGTGGAATCAGTTTGGAAAAAAGGAAATCTCTTATTCCATACAAGATCTTGAGAATGTACTAGCTGAGTATGCGGGTGACGCTTTCGCGAAAACGTTCTTCTCTCAATATATTTATGATAGTCAAATGCCAGATTATCAAAACCTATTAACAAATGCGGGACTCACAATCACACAAGACGAAACAAAGCCGTACCTAGGAATACGAGTAAACGCCACCGAAACTGGTTTAAGAATTGCACGAGCTACCTCAAAAGGAACACCAGCCTATACAGCAGGCCTTAACGAAGGGGATCTTATTACTGCATTAGATGGCACGGAGTTAAGAACTAGTGAAGCTTATGAAGCCTATTTGAATTCGCTGTCCGTAGGACAGACTGTAGTTGCCAACTATGAGCGATTTGGTAGAAAGCTTACAACTAAACTAACTGTAAGAGCAGATCCTACCTACGCAATAGCAATGGATCCAAAGCCAAGCAAAAAACCTAGCAAGCTCAGAAAATACTGGCTTCAAGAAAAATAA
- a CDS encoding DUF2975 domain-containing protein, translating into MKKIKILYVATIIMAVMYIIGYLTTFVVLSRASANNVYTGKDLVFGSYNMYISDAQSLLIFIGLIVSILSLKSIIKEGYFSINAKKLMSIAGYIFFFSGVLMTVLDIIRVQSGGDPNIMMGIILMDFMFALLGFIVLIIADMAQTGYQLKSENDLTI; encoded by the coding sequence ATGAAAAAAATTAAAATACTTTACGTAGCTACCATTATTATGGCGGTTATGTATATAATAGGTTACTTAACCACATTTGTTGTACTAAGTAGAGCTTCGGCCAATAATGTTTATACAGGGAAAGATCTAGTATTTGGAAGCTATAATATGTACATAAGTGACGCGCAATCTCTACTAATTTTTATTGGCTTAATTGTCAGTATACTTAGTCTAAAAAGCATAATTAAAGAGGGCTACTTTTCAATAAACGCCAAAAAATTAATGAGTATAGCAGGATACATCTTTTTCTTCTCAGGCGTCTTGATGACCGTTTTAGATATTATAAGAGTTCAAAGTGGAGGCGACCCAAACATAATGATGGGAATTATTTTGATGGATTTTATGTTTGCATTACTTGGCTTTATAGTTCTAATTATTGCAGATATGGCACAAACTGGATATCAACTCAAATCTGAAAATGATCTAACTATATAA
- a CDS encoding helix-turn-helix domain-containing protein: MPITINLDKVLADREMRSKELAEIVGITEANLSILKSGKAKAVRFSTLEAICKALDCQPGDILEYTTKDT; this comes from the coding sequence ATGCCTATAACTATTAACTTAGACAAAGTACTGGCAGATCGTGAGATGAGGAGTAAGGAGCTTGCAGAGATTGTAGGTATTACAGAAGCAAACCTCTCTATCCTTAAATCTGGTAAGGCAAAGGCAGTGCGTTTCTCTACGCTTGAGGCGATCTGTAAGGCCTTGGATTGTCAACCTGGAGATATACTAGAATATACCACAAAAGACACATAA
- a CDS encoding F0F1 ATP synthase subunit epsilon encodes MHLEIVTPEASLVSGEVSSVTVPGVNGEYQMLDNHAATVSLLGAGTVKFEGNPTIAAGQEGKFTKTSDGKWSLVIASGTVEMNNNKVIVLAD; translated from the coding sequence ATGCATTTAGAAATTGTAACTCCAGAGGCATCTCTAGTAAGCGGTGAAGTATCATCGGTTACTGTACCAGGTGTAAATGGTGAATACCAAATGTTAGATAATCACGCAGCAACTGTTTCTTTACTAGGAGCAGGAACTGTAAAATTTGAAGGAAATCCTACAATTGCTGCAGGTCAGGAAGGTAAATTTACCAAAACATCAGACGGTAAATGGTCACTTGTAATTGCAAGTGGCACTGTAGAGATGAACAACAATAAAGTGATTGTGCTAGCAGATTAA
- the atpD gene encoding F0F1 ATP synthase subunit beta: MSKVTGKVAQIIGPVVDVAFESGSELPKIYDSLEVTNSNGALLVLEVQSHIGENTVRTISMDSTDGLSRGVDAVATGAPIQMPVGPDIYGRLFNVIGDAIDGMDNLPKAGDAGLSIHRSAPKFEDLSTSTEVLFTGIKVIDLIEPYAKGGKIGLFGGAGVGKTVLIQELINNIAKGHGGLSVFAGVGERTREGNDLLREMLESGIIKYGDDFMHSMEEGGWDLSKVDKIGMRDSKATFVFGQMNEPPGARARVALSGLTIAEYFRDGAGEGQGKDVLFFVDNIFRFTQAGSEVSALLGRMPSAVGYQPTLATEMGAMQERITSTKRGSITSVQAVYVPADDLTDPAPATTFAHLDATTVLSRKIAELGIYPAVDPLDSTSRILTAEILGSEHYNTAQRVKELLQRYKELQDIIAILGMEELSEEDKMAVGRARRVQRFLSQPFHVAEQFTGIPGCLVDIKETIKGFNMIMDGELDHLPEAAFNLKGTIEEAIEAGEKMLQEA, translated from the coding sequence ATGTCAAAAGTTACAGGTAAAGTTGCACAGATTATAGGCCCGGTAGTAGACGTCGCTTTCGAGAGCGGATCTGAGTTACCAAAAATCTACGATTCACTAGAAGTTACAAATTCAAACGGAGCACTACTTGTTCTTGAAGTACAGTCACACATTGGGGAAAATACAGTACGTACAATCTCTATGGACTCTACAGATGGATTAAGCCGTGGGGTAGATGCAGTTGCGACTGGAGCGCCTATTCAAATGCCTGTGGGTCCAGATATTTATGGACGCCTTTTTAATGTTATAGGTGATGCTATTGATGGAATGGATAACTTGCCTAAGGCAGGTGATGCTGGTTTATCAATACACCGTAGCGCACCAAAATTTGAAGATTTATCAACATCTACAGAAGTACTTTTTACAGGTATTAAAGTAATTGACCTTATTGAACCTTACGCAAAAGGAGGTAAGATTGGTTTATTCGGTGGAGCAGGAGTAGGTAAAACTGTACTTATTCAAGAGTTGATTAACAATATTGCAAAAGGTCACGGTGGTCTTTCTGTATTCGCAGGAGTAGGAGAGCGCACACGTGAAGGAAATGATCTTTTGAGAGAGATGCTTGAGTCTGGTATTATCAAATACGGAGATGACTTTATGCACTCTATGGAAGAAGGAGGATGGGATCTTTCTAAAGTAGATAAAATAGGGATGAGAGACTCTAAAGCTACTTTCGTTTTCGGTCAAATGAATGAGCCGCCTGGAGCACGTGCACGTGTTGCACTTTCAGGACTTACTATAGCTGAGTACTTCCGTGATGGAGCAGGAGAAGGACAAGGAAAAGACGTACTTTTCTTCGTAGATAACATCTTCCGTTTTACACAAGCAGGTTCTGAGGTTTCTGCACTACTTGGACGTATGCCATCTGCCGTAGGTTACCAGCCTACTCTTGCAACAGAGATGGGAGCGATGCAAGAGCGTATTACTTCAACAAAAAGAGGGTCAATTACATCTGTACAGGCGGTTTATGTACCTGCAGATGATTTAACAGATCCAGCACCAGCAACAACATTTGCTCACCTTGATGCAACAACAGTACTTTCACGTAAGATTGCAGAGCTTGGTATTTACCCAGCGGTAGATCCTCTAGACTCTACATCACGTATACTTACTGCTGAGATATTAGGAAGCGAACACTATAACACTGCACAACGCGTAAAAGAGTTGTTACAACGTTATAAGGAGCTTCAAGATATTATCGCCATCTTAGGTATGGAAGAATTATCTGAAGAAGATAAAATGGCAGTAGGACGTGCACGTCGTGTACAACGTTTCCTTTCTCAGCCATTCCACGTAGCAGAGCAGTTTACAGGTATCCCAGGATGTCTAGTAGATATTAAAGAAACTATTAAAGGATTTAATATGATTATGGACGGAGAGTTAGATCATCTTCCAGAAGCAGCATTTAACCTTAAAGGAACTATCGAAGAAGCAATCGAAGCAGGAGAAAAAATGCTTCAAGAGGCTTAA
- the glmS gene encoding glutamine--fructose-6-phosphate transaminase (isomerizing), producing MCGIVGYIGHRDAYPVVVQGLERLEYRGYDSAGIALYDGTDLKFSKTKGKVADLRTKLESEISTTGGIGIGHTRWATHGVPNDVNSHPHLSNSGELVIIHNGIIENYDALRQELIKRGYTFQSDTDTEVLVNLIEDVKKNEGVKLGKAVQIALNQTIGAYAIAVFDKTKPDEIVVARLGSPLAIGVGEDEFFIASDATPFIEYTNKTIYLKDGEMAVIRNHKKLKVRKIKDDSLVDPYIEELKLNLEQIEKGGYNHFMLKEIYEQPQAIKDTFRGRMLVKEGIIKMAGIDDNIEKFKNARRIIIIACGTSWHAGLVAEYIFEEFARVPVEVEYASEFRYRNPVVFKDDVIIAISQSGETADTMAAIKLAKEQGAFVFGVCNVVGSSISRITDAGAYTHAGPEIGVASTKAFTTQITILTLIALRLAQATGKMADSEFRSYLQELERIPEKVEKALKCNDQAEIVAAQYKDAPNALYLGRGYNFPVALEGALKLKEISYIHAEGYPAAEMKHGPIALIDEMMPVFVIAMKKGHYEKVVSNIEEIKARSGKIIGIVTEGDTEVKRLADHVIEIPETLEPLTPILATIPLQLLSYHIALMLGKNVDQPRNLAKSVTVE from the coding sequence ATGTGTGGAATAGTTGGTTATATAGGGCATAGAGATGCCTATCCAGTAGTTGTTCAGGGTTTAGAGAGACTAGAATACAGGGGTTATGATAGTGCGGGAATTGCATTATATGATGGTACTGATTTAAAGTTCTCTAAAACAAAAGGTAAAGTTGCTGATTTGCGTACTAAGCTAGAGTCAGAAATTTCTACGACTGGTGGTATAGGTATTGGGCACACAAGGTGGGCAACACATGGCGTTCCTAATGATGTGAATAGCCATCCGCATTTGTCCAATTCTGGAGAGTTGGTAATCATTCATAATGGAATTATAGAAAACTATGACGCTTTGCGTCAAGAGCTTATAAAACGTGGTTACACTTTTCAATCAGATACTGATACAGAAGTATTGGTAAACTTAATTGAAGATGTAAAGAAAAATGAAGGAGTTAAGCTAGGGAAGGCGGTGCAAATTGCACTTAACCAAACCATAGGCGCTTATGCAATTGCGGTTTTTGATAAAACAAAACCTGACGAAATTGTGGTTGCCCGTTTAGGTAGTCCTCTTGCTATTGGAGTGGGAGAAGATGAATTCTTCATTGCTTCAGATGCTACGCCATTTATTGAGTACACAAATAAGACCATCTATCTTAAAGATGGTGAGATGGCGGTAATACGCAATCATAAGAAATTAAAAGTACGTAAAATTAAAGATGATTCTTTAGTTGATCCGTATATAGAGGAGTTAAAGCTTAATCTTGAGCAAATAGAAAAAGGTGGTTATAATCACTTTATGCTTAAGGAGATTTACGAGCAGCCTCAGGCAATTAAGGATACTTTTCGTGGGCGTATGCTTGTTAAGGAGGGTATTATCAAAATGGCAGGTATTGATGATAATATAGAGAAGTTTAAAAATGCTCGACGTATTATTATTATAGCTTGTGGTACGTCATGGCACGCAGGACTTGTAGCTGAGTATATTTTTGAAGAGTTTGCTCGTGTACCAGTAGAGGTGGAGTATGCTTCAGAGTTTAGATATCGTAACCCAGTAGTCTTTAAGGATGATGTTATCATAGCAATTTCTCAAAGTGGAGAAACTGCAGATACAATGGCGGCAATTAAACTTGCTAAAGAGCAAGGAGCGTTTGTTTTTGGTGTTTGTAATGTTGTAGGTTCTTCTATTTCTAGAATAACAGATGCAGGAGCATATACACATGCAGGTCCAGAGATTGGTGTTGCATCTACAAAGGCTTTTACTACTCAGATAACAATACTTACTTTAATCGCCTTAAGACTTGCTCAAGCAACAGGTAAAATGGCCGATTCTGAGTTTAGAAGTTATCTACAAGAATTAGAGCGTATCCCTGAAAAAGTTGAGAAAGCATTAAAATGTAATGATCAAGCAGAGATTGTTGCAGCGCAATATAAGGATGCACCTAACGCTCTTTATTTAGGGCGTGGTTATAATTTTCCAGTAGCACTTGAAGGAGCTCTTAAGCTTAAGGAGATATCTTACATCCACGCAGAGGGTTATCCGGCGGCAGAAATGAAGCACGGACCTATTGCACTTATAGATGAAATGATGCCAGTTTTTGTTATTGCAATGAAAAAAGGACATTACGAAAAGGTAGTAAGTAATATAGAAGAAATTAAAGCACGTAGCGGTAAGATTATCGGTATTGTTACAGAAGGTGACACGGAGGTTAAGAGGCTTGCGGATCATGTAATTGAGATTCCAGAAACGCTAGAACCACTTACTCCAATTTTGGCTACTATACCGTTACAGTTATTATCTTACCACATAGCATTGATGCTTGGTAAAAATGTAGATCAACCACGTAATTTGGCAAAATCGGTTACGGTGGAGTAA
- a CDS encoding DUF4270 domain-containing protein, with product MRLNKMLKQAAMVLALALLIISCEDEFGSIGTSIVGEVNFDTELAQDLKIAAYSRNYADASGFNGVQTSGTSVGVVGFYKDPTYGSTTSSLLTQVSLSSNNPDFGDETEIDSVVFSLPYYSSLEETDTDGNSTYTLDSIFGNTPGQMKLSVYRSNFFLNSLDPAEDFESSAIYYSNEISEFQGVEGDLLFEVRDEGTGGMQEEGFVLDASEIILTTPNLDDAGNPDGTNDVDRLSPRIRLSYTNGNAADAAVLDYWKQAIIDQEGQGTLLNQNTFNDYFRGLYLKAEAIDDKGSAILFDVANLNVTIYYSFTNEDSTTDDSGETVSTGTGNISLRSSGVRAIAYDNDFSQSPIGSTSFNDSQNVIDGEENLYLKGGDGSIALIDLFGADEDDNGVADQLEALRACNIIVNEANLQFYVQQDELSAGSNGELEPERVFIYDYDNNATLLDALIDNTTGEGGAVNTRTNHLGRLSREVDGDLSSNGVSYRIRLTQHINNIIKNDSTNVRLALSVSQNVTIDNTALIGGTGGIQDGQRVPFSGVISPEGTILHGTASSDEEKKLRLRLYYTITEEIDPNSPCGLALGL from the coding sequence ATGAGATTGAATAAAATGCTTAAGCAAGCAGCCATGGTTTTGGCACTTGCGCTGTTGATTATTTCCTGTGAGGACGAGTTTGGTTCTATTGGAACTAGTATTGTGGGAGAGGTCAATTTTGATACAGAGCTTGCTCAAGATTTAAAAATAGCGGCTTACAGTCGTAATTATGCCGATGCTTCAGGCTTTAATGGGGTTCAAACTAGCGGTACGTCCGTTGGAGTTGTTGGTTTTTATAAAGACCCAACTTATGGATCAACTACTAGCTCATTACTAACTCAAGTTTCTTTATCGAGTAATAATCCTGATTTTGGTGATGAAACTGAAATTGATTCTGTAGTTTTTTCACTTCCGTATTATTCTTCATTAGAAGAAACAGATACAGATGGAAATTCAACGTATACTTTAGACTCTATTTTTGGTAACACTCCAGGTCAAATGAAATTATCTGTTTACAGATCAAATTTCTTTTTAAATAGTCTAGACCCTGCAGAAGACTTTGAAAGCTCAGCAATATATTATTCTAATGAAATTTCTGAATTTCAAGGAGTAGAAGGAGACTTGTTATTTGAGGTTCGCGATGAGGGTACTGGTGGTATGCAAGAAGAGGGTTTTGTGCTAGATGCTAGCGAAATCATATTAACTACGCCAAATCTTGACGATGCTGGTAATCCAGATGGAACTAATGATGTGGATAGATTAAGTCCTAGAATTAGACTTTCGTACACAAATGGCAATGCTGCCGATGCCGCTGTTTTGGATTATTGGAAACAGGCAATTATTGACCAAGAAGGTCAAGGTACTTTGTTAAATCAAAATACATTCAATGATTATTTTAGAGGGTTATATCTTAAAGCAGAAGCTATAGATGATAAGGGGAGTGCTATTTTATTTGATGTAGCAAACTTGAACGTCACTATATATTATTCTTTTACTAATGAAGATTCTACAACAGATGACTCTGGAGAAACAGTCTCAACAGGAACTGGGAATATTTCTTTAAGGTCTTCTGGTGTTCGCGCAATCGCTTACGACAACGATTTTAGTCAGAGCCCTATAGGATCTACTAGTTTTAATGATTCTCAAAATGTAATTGATGGTGAAGAAAATTTATATCTAAAAGGAGGTGATGGTAGTATTGCTTTAATTGATTTATTTGGTGCAGATGAGGACGATAATGGTGTTGCAGATCAGCTAGAGGCTCTAAGAGCTTGTAATATAATTGTAAATGAAGCAAACTTGCAATTTTACGTTCAACAAGATGAATTAAGTGCTGGTAGTAATGGAGAATTAGAGCCAGAGAGAGTATTTATATATGATTATGATAATAATGCTACCTTGCTAGATGCACTTATTGATAATACAACTGGCGAAGGTGGAGCTGTTAATACGAGAACAAACCACTTGGGAAGACTTTCCAGAGAAGTTGACGGTGATCTTTCAAGTAACGGAGTTAGCTATAGAATACGTCTTACCCAGCACATAAATAATATCATTAAAAATGATTCTACAAATGTGAGATTAGCTTTATCTGTCTCTCAGAATGTCACTATTGATAATACTGCCTTGATAGGTGGGACGGGAGGTATTCAAGATGGGCAGAGAGTTCCGTTTTCTGGAGTAATCTCACCAGAGGGAACTATACTACATGGAACTGCGAGTTCTGATGAAGAGAAGAAATTAAGATTAAGATTGTATTATACAATAACAGAAGAAATTGATCCTAACAGCCCTTGTGGTTTAGCTTTAGGATTGTAA
- a CDS encoding glycogen/starch synthase — MKDKRILYVSSEVIPYLPETEIASMSFEAPQMVNSKGGQIRIFMPRYGNINERRHQLHEVIRLSGMNLVINDFDMPLIIKVASIPKERIQVYFIDNEEYFKRKATFTDEDGNLFPDNDERAIFFAKGVVETVKKLNWAPDIIHVQGWLASLLPLYLKHYYASEPLFAQSKIVTSIYNQGFEGALNEELLNKVAFDGIDPETIKELEDPTYENLMKVTIKNSDAAIVGSQELNENLMKILNTTKIPVLPYKKKEEFPQAYEDFYTTQVLEE, encoded by the coding sequence TACCTCCCAGAGACCGAGATTGCCTCTATGTCGTTTGAAGCTCCTCAAATGGTTAATTCCAAGGGTGGGCAAATACGCATATTTATGCCGCGTTACGGTAATATTAATGAGCGTAGACATCAACTACACGAAGTAATTAGATTATCTGGAATGAACTTGGTTATCAATGATTTTGATATGCCACTTATTATCAAGGTTGCTTCTATACCTAAGGAGCGTATTCAGGTATATTTTATAGATAACGAAGAGTATTTTAAGCGTAAAGCTACGTTTACAGATGAAGATGGAAATCTTTTTCCTGATAACGACGAGCGTGCTATATTCTTTGCAAAAGGTGTTGTGGAGACGGTAAAAAAACTGAACTGGGCGCCAGATATTATTCATGTTCAGGGATGGCTAGCATCTTTACTGCCATTATACCTTAAGCATTACTATGCAAGTGAACCATTATTTGCACAAAGTAAAATAGTAACTTCTATATATAATCAAGGATTTGAAGGGGCTCTCAATGAAGAGCTTCTTAATAAAGTTGCTTTTGATGGAATTGATCCAGAGACTATCAAAGAACTAGAAGATCCTACTTATGAAAATCTAATGAAGGTTACTATCAAGAATAGTGATGCTGCAATCGTAGGTTCTCAAGAATTAAATGAAAACTTAATGAAAATCCTTAATACGACTAAAATTCCTGTTTTGCCGTATAAGAAGAAAGAGGAATTTCCTCAGGCTTACGAAGATTTTTACACTACTCAAGTTTTAGAAGAATAG